A single Glycine soja cultivar W05 chromosome 14, ASM419377v2, whole genome shotgun sequence DNA region contains:
- the LOC114383156 gene encoding ribonuclease 3-like protein 2 produces MEVSLLEEVENILRYRFRNKKLLEEALTHSSFLDGVSYERLEFVGDPVLSLAISNYLFLAYPDLDPGQLSALRAANVSTEKLARVAVRIGLHRFVRHSAPPLVDKVERFVDAVKLEINPVAHGGSVKAPKVLADVVESVAAAIYVDVNFDLQTLWVIMRGVLEPIVTPDALEKQPQPVTMLYEMCQKKGKQVDIKPSREGDLSVAKVFVDGEFVASASSSQKDHAKLEAAKIALGKLAHLVPSTDKKSATNMKLNFAADENGTWVVEAPKNKLRELCAVKKWPIPEYIIEKDSGPSHEKKFVCAVQIPTADGILQMSGDEKSRVKDAENSAASLMIRALQQYNYL; encoded by the exons ATGGAAGTGTCTTTGCTGGAGGAAGTAGAGAATATTCTAAGGTACAGATTTCGAAACAAGAAGCTTTTAGAAGAAGCCTTGACTCACTCCTCCTTCCTTGACGGTGTCTCCTACGAGCGTCTCGAGTTCGTGGGAGACCCCGTTCTGAGTCTCGCCATCAGTAACTACTTGTTTCTCGCTTACCCTGATCTAGATCCCGGCCAGCTCTCCGCCCTCCGCGCCGCCAACGTCAGCACCGAGAAGCTCGCCCGTGTCGCTGTCCGCATTGGCCTCCACCGCTTTGTCCGCCACAGCGCCCCTCCCCTTGTCGACAAGGTCGAGCGCTTCGTCGACGCCGTCAAGCTCGAGATTAACCCCGTTGCTCACGGCGGATCCGTCAAGGCGCCCAAGGTCCTCGCCGACGTCGTCGAGTCCGTCGCCGCCGCGATTTACGTGGACGTCAATTTTGACCTTCAGACACTATGGGTG ATAATGAGGGGTGTTTTGGAGCCAATAGTGACACCGGATGCTTTGGAGAAACAGCCTCAACCAGTGACTATGTTGTATGAGATGTGCCAAAAGAAGGGGAAGCAGGTTGATATAAAACCGTCAAGGGAAGGAGATTTAAGTGTTGCTAAGGTGTTTGTTGATGGAGAGTTTGTTGCCTCTGCTTCCTCTTCTCAAAAGGATCATGCAAAGCTTGAAGCTGCCAAGATTGCCTTGGGTAAACTAGCACATTTGGTGCCTTCCACCGATAAGAAGTCTGCCACTAACATGAAGCTCAACTTTGCTGCCGATGAAAATGGTACCTGGGTTGTTGAAGCACCCAAAAATAAACTTCGTGAGTTATGTGCGGTTAAAAAATGGCCTATACCAGAGTACAT TATTGAAAAGGATTCAGGTCCCTCTcatgaaaagaaatttgtctgCGCAGTTCAGATTCCAACTGCTGATGGTATTCTTCAAATGTCTGGGGATGAAAAATCTCGGGTGAAggatgcagaaaactctgctgcTTCCTTGATGATTCGGGCCTTACAGCAGTATAATTATCTGTAG